Proteins from one Arthrobacter sp. Soc17.1.1.1 genomic window:
- a CDS encoding SRPBCC family protein: protein MNDTSISASRTIDAPADAIFTFLSNPAHHAALDGSGMVQSDSKSDRITGVGQMFTMNQNWDKMGGDYQTDNHVVGYDENKLLAWKTAPAGEEPPGWEWVWRFATAGPGSTEVSVTYDWSGVTDKDILKKLSFPEVSQDALETTLANLAAQVSEA from the coding sequence ATGAACGACACAAGCATTTCCGCCAGCCGCACGATCGATGCCCCGGCCGACGCCATCTTCACATTCCTCTCCAACCCGGCCCACCATGCGGCCCTTGATGGTTCCGGGATGGTGCAGTCGGACAGCAAGTCCGACCGCATCACCGGCGTGGGCCAGATGTTCACCATGAATCAGAACTGGGACAAGATGGGCGGCGACTACCAGACGGACAACCATGTGGTGGGGTATGACGAGAACAAGCTCCTGGCATGGAAGACCGCGCCGGCGGGGGAGGAGCCTCCGGGCTGGGAATGGGTGTGGCGGTTCGCGACGGCCGGTCCTGGTTCCACCGAGGTGTCCGTCACGTATGACTGGTCCGGTGTCACCGATAAGGACATCCTCAAGAAGCTGAGTTTTCCCGAGGTGTCCCAGGATGCTCTGGAGACGACACTGGCCAATCTTGCAGCACAGGTGTCCGAGGCATAA
- a CDS encoding bifunctional PIG-L family deacetylase/class I SAM-dependent methyltransferase: MSFTHDGVGTPESHWRLWEQDREPNHDLHIEALLDGRLPTRFVLLAAHPDDETLGAGGLLALLARNGVHCHVVVLTDGERSHPSSPTHTPQQLAERRREEVTQAVQLLAPAAQLTFEGLPDGALAEEAVAAVLLRALGPGDTTRILVAAPWRRDGHGDHDAVGRAAAEVCSERDVPLLEYPIWLWHWGSAETQAADLDALSLLRLDADDHARKGSALATHTSQILPLSDAPGDEVLLTPGVLEHFTRNTEAFFVTGRSSTFERLHSDRSDPWKVTERFYEQRKRALTIASLPRRRFRRTLEIGCSVGALTRELAAVSDVLLALDTSETAVRRTNEALGLHDAATARMATVPADWPVKDSPFDLVVLSETGYFLSSAQLDDVIRLTRASLDADGVLLLCHWRHPIEGWELDGDAVHERVRQTSGLATLALHTEEDFLLEVFVPAPPVSVARRENLL; this comes from the coding sequence GTGAGTTTCACGCACGACGGCGTCGGCACACCCGAGAGCCACTGGCGCTTGTGGGAGCAGGACCGCGAACCGAATCATGACCTGCACATCGAAGCTCTCCTCGACGGCCGGCTGCCCACCCGGTTCGTCCTGCTGGCAGCGCACCCCGACGACGAAACCCTGGGCGCTGGTGGGTTGCTGGCGCTACTCGCCCGCAACGGCGTCCACTGTCACGTCGTCGTCCTTACCGATGGCGAACGATCCCATCCGTCCTCCCCCACGCATACTCCCCAGCAGTTGGCCGAGCGCCGCCGGGAGGAAGTAACGCAGGCCGTCCAGCTCCTGGCGCCCGCAGCACAGCTGACCTTCGAAGGACTCCCCGACGGCGCCCTCGCCGAAGAAGCCGTGGCCGCCGTGCTGCTGCGCGCACTTGGTCCAGGCGATACGACCCGCATCCTGGTGGCGGCGCCCTGGCGCCGTGATGGTCACGGCGACCACGACGCCGTGGGCCGCGCTGCCGCCGAGGTGTGCAGCGAGCGCGACGTTCCTCTTCTGGAGTATCCGATCTGGCTCTGGCACTGGGGTAGCGCCGAAACCCAGGCCGCCGACCTCGATGCCCTCTCGCTTTTGCGCCTTGACGCGGACGACCACGCTCGGAAAGGATCGGCCCTCGCTACGCACACCTCGCAAATACTCCCTCTGTCCGATGCTCCGGGCGACGAAGTGCTGTTGACCCCTGGTGTCCTTGAGCACTTCACTCGGAACACCGAAGCTTTCTTCGTCACGGGCCGCTCCTCGACGTTCGAGCGACTGCACAGCGACCGCTCGGACCCCTGGAAGGTCACCGAGCGGTTCTACGAGCAACGCAAGCGCGCCCTCACCATCGCCAGCTTGCCGCGGCGTAGATTCCGCCGCACCCTCGAGATCGGGTGTTCCGTGGGTGCCCTGACCAGGGAACTGGCGGCAGTATCGGATGTGCTCCTGGCGCTCGATACCAGCGAGACAGCGGTGCGTCGGACCAACGAGGCCCTCGGTCTGCACGACGCGGCGACCGCGAGGATGGCAACGGTACCCGCCGACTGGCCCGTGAAGGACTCCCCTTTCGACCTGGTCGTCCTCTCCGAGACGGGCTACTTCCTGTCCTCTGCTCAGCTCGACGATGTCATCCGCCTCACGCGCGCTTCCCTGGATGCGGACGGAGTCCTGCTGTTGTGCCACTGGCGCCACCCTATCGAGGGGTGGGAACTCGATGGAGACGCCGTACACGAGCGAGTCCGCCAGACATCCGGACTGGCCACCCTTGCTCTCCATACAGAGGAGGACTTCCTGTTGGAGGTCTTCGTCCCTGCCCCGCCAGTGTCCGTGGCACGCCGTGAGAACCTCCTGTGA
- a CDS encoding carbohydrate ABC transporter permease produces MSSRVTPDPAAPVKQQPAARDVGSPPPSPPRFNRHTIERKALSILRWAVIVFFLLITLLPFYYMVLLSLKPIESLLRDPASVIVTPAEFTLRAYEQVLAPVSAGGQGFGTFLLNSAFVAVSAVILSLLVAVPGAYAVARLPFFGHRQVNALFLAAYLFPAIVMAIPLFVLFTRLGLRGSLVGLVLVYIAQTVPVAIYMLRNYLETVPVSVEEAGLVDGLSRIGVLRRISLPLVLPSIMATGLFIFMIAWNEFLFALLFLVERRDSWTVSLGLSQLSGSAEIPTTVLMAGSVVLTLPILIVFFSTERLLTGGLTAGAEKG; encoded by the coding sequence ATGAGCTCCCGTGTGACTCCGGACCCTGCTGCGCCCGTCAAGCAGCAGCCGGCGGCCCGGGATGTCGGGTCACCTCCACCTTCGCCCCCGCGTTTCAACCGTCACACGATCGAACGCAAAGCGCTCAGTATCCTGCGCTGGGCCGTCATCGTGTTCTTCCTACTCATCACCCTGCTGCCTTTCTACTACATGGTCCTGCTCTCCCTGAAGCCGATCGAATCGCTGCTGCGCGATCCGGCCTCGGTCATCGTGACGCCCGCAGAATTCACGCTCAGAGCCTACGAACAGGTGCTCGCGCCGGTATCAGCCGGTGGTCAAGGGTTCGGGACGTTCCTTCTCAACAGTGCTTTCGTCGCTGTCAGCGCCGTCATCCTGTCGCTCCTAGTCGCCGTGCCGGGCGCATACGCGGTCGCTCGGCTGCCCTTCTTCGGACACCGACAGGTCAACGCCCTCTTTCTCGCCGCGTACCTGTTCCCGGCAATTGTGATGGCTATCCCCCTCTTCGTCCTGTTCACCCGCCTCGGGCTCCGCGGATCACTGGTAGGTCTTGTCCTGGTCTACATTGCCCAGACAGTTCCCGTCGCTATCTACATGCTCCGTAACTACCTCGAAACCGTGCCGGTATCAGTCGAAGAAGCCGGTCTCGTCGACGGTCTCAGCCGTATCGGCGTCCTCCGGCGGATCAGCCTTCCCCTCGTCCTGCCCTCGATCATGGCGACCGGACTGTTCATCTTCATGATCGCCTGGAACGAATTCCTGTTCGCACTCCTGTTCCTCGTAGAACGACGCGATAGCTGGACGGTCTCGCTCGGCCTCTCGCAACTATCCGGTAGCGCAGAAATTCCCACCACCGTCCTCATGGCCGGCTCCGTCGTGCTGACCCTGCCCATCCTCATCGTGTTCTTCTCCACCGAACGACTCCTTACTGGAGGACTCACCGCCGGCGCAGAAAAGGGCTGA
- a CDS encoding glycosyltransferase → MAVVIPVRNEEDWLPACLTAVDAARVHFLRTIPRVLVSVTVVLDRCTDRSWSAAQSVPGISVIAGAFGSVGAARDAGVRFALGRSRSLPEGTWVANTDADTLVPRDWLVEHYRLSSEYQLVLGTVRPTATTENAPLLRSWSQSYVPGDGHHHVHGANLGIGGRTYLDLGGFHPLAQDEDVNLANRAKAGGSTWKASGSMRVTTSSRTVGRVPSGFSTYLRGLT, encoded by the coding sequence GTGGCCGTTGTCATCCCCGTGCGTAACGAAGAGGACTGGCTACCGGCGTGCCTCACCGCTGTCGACGCCGCTCGAGTCCACTTCCTCCGTACCATCCCGCGCGTCCTTGTCTCGGTGACCGTGGTCCTTGATCGTTGCACCGACCGCTCCTGGAGCGCGGCGCAGAGTGTTCCGGGCATCTCCGTCATCGCCGGCGCTTTCGGCTCCGTCGGAGCCGCGCGGGATGCCGGTGTTCGTTTTGCGCTCGGCCGGTCGCGGAGCCTGCCGGAGGGGACCTGGGTCGCCAACACTGATGCCGACACTCTCGTGCCCCGCGATTGGTTGGTCGAGCACTACCGCTTGAGTAGCGAATATCAACTCGTCCTCGGAACTGTTCGCCCCACAGCGACCACCGAGAACGCTCCGCTTCTGCGCAGCTGGTCCCAAAGCTATGTACCCGGCGACGGACACCACCACGTGCACGGCGCGAACCTCGGCATCGGCGGCAGAACTTATCTTGACCTCGGTGGCTTCCACCCTCTTGCCCAGGATGAAGATGTGAATCTCGCGAACCGGGCAAAAGCGGGAGGCTCGACGTGGAAGGCATCGGGCAGCATGAGAGTGACGACATCATCACGCACTGTGGGCCGCGTCCCTTCCGGATTCTCGACCTACCTGCGTGGCTTGACCTGA
- a CDS encoding ABC transporter substrate-binding protein — MGITACSGSSGDASPETDTLTVWTTEDLPDRVASQQAIMDRFAESSGTEVELVAIAEDQLTSVLSSAAASGELPDVIGALSLNGMNQLSTDGLLDTSAATAVVEELGEDTFSPRSLELTSSDGEQLSVPSDAFAQLLFYRQDLFEQAGLDAPTTFEAIEKAADTLHSDEVAGIVAATAPADSFTQQTFEQFALANGCELVGDDGGVTLNSDQCQESFTFYADLLRNYSVPGNQDADTTRASYFAGDAAMTVWSSFLLDELAGLRSDAVPTCAECTDDPAFLAENTGIVTALQGPDGEQPAGYGEIVSWNILTDASPVAQDLVTFMMGEGYQDWLAVAPEGKIPVRLGTAENPTEYSDAWQGLEAGVDSKALLSSVYPPETLAEISQSTNQFDRWGIPQGQGALAAAVSGQFIAPQIIASMVSSGTSGEDAAIQAQDEAESLQADLGQ; from the coding sequence TTGGGTATCACAGCGTGTTCCGGCAGTTCAGGAGACGCGTCGCCCGAGACCGACACGCTGACCGTCTGGACGACGGAGGACCTGCCGGACCGGGTCGCTTCGCAGCAAGCCATCATGGACCGATTCGCTGAATCCTCGGGCACTGAGGTGGAGCTTGTCGCCATCGCCGAGGATCAACTGACCTCGGTCCTGTCCTCGGCCGCAGCATCAGGCGAACTCCCCGATGTCATCGGAGCGTTGTCCCTCAACGGCATGAATCAGCTGTCGACGGATGGACTTCTCGACACGTCGGCGGCCACTGCAGTCGTGGAGGAGCTCGGTGAGGATACGTTCTCGCCACGCTCCCTTGAACTCACGTCGTCCGACGGCGAACAACTCTCGGTGCCCAGTGACGCCTTCGCGCAGCTGCTGTTCTACCGGCAGGACCTGTTCGAGCAAGCGGGGCTTGATGCACCCACCACCTTCGAAGCGATTGAGAAAGCCGCTGACACGCTGCACTCGGACGAGGTCGCCGGAATCGTCGCAGCTACCGCGCCCGCAGACTCCTTCACCCAGCAGACCTTCGAGCAGTTTGCGCTGGCCAATGGATGCGAGCTGGTTGGCGACGACGGCGGTGTGACGCTCAACAGTGATCAGTGCCAGGAATCGTTCACGTTCTATGCGGATCTGCTCCGTAACTATTCGGTGCCGGGCAACCAGGACGCGGACACCACCCGCGCCAGCTACTTCGCCGGCGATGCAGCGATGACGGTGTGGTCGTCCTTCCTCCTCGACGAGCTTGCAGGGCTGCGCAGTGACGCAGTGCCGACCTGCGCTGAGTGCACGGACGATCCGGCGTTCCTTGCGGAGAACACCGGAATCGTGACCGCTCTCCAGGGCCCGGATGGTGAGCAGCCTGCGGGGTACGGGGAGATCGTGTCGTGGAACATCCTCACCGACGCATCTCCTGTGGCACAGGACCTGGTTACGTTCATGATGGGCGAGGGCTACCAGGACTGGTTGGCGGTGGCACCCGAAGGTAAGATCCCTGTTCGCCTGGGTACCGCCGAGAACCCGACCGAGTACAGCGATGCATGGCAGGGCCTGGAGGCCGGGGTGGACTCCAAAGCGCTCCTCTCCTCGGTCTATCCGCCCGAAACCCTCGCCGAGATCAGCCAGAGCACCAACCAGTTCGATCGCTGGGGCATACCGCAGGGCCAGGGCGCCCTCGCGGCAGCCGTGAGTGGGCAGTTCATAGCACCTCAGATCATCGCTTCGATGGTCAGCTCCGGCACCAGCGGAGAAGATGCAGCCATCCAGGCACAGGACGAAGCGGAATCCCTCCAAGCCGACCTGGGCCAGTGA
- a CDS encoding carbohydrate ABC transporter permease, translated as MSPTLLIVLAVVVLPLLWSIMIAFQQLRLLEIGTASPFRSLTLANFERVFASGELWVSLGTTLVYTAGSVILSITLGLIAAMAVRKPFRGRTFVRAAFLLPYVAPVVAVTFVWRTMLSPQFGIINEAGQSLFGWTQPIPFLSEAQRTLEVFGAEFPIPTALLTAIAFEGWRYFPFAFLFLMARLGALSAETEEAALVDGASPLQSFRYIVLPQLMPVIALLAILRTIWTFNEFDDIFLLTGGAAGTGVASVRVYEFLTVQRNVGAAAAQSLVLSLVLIVMLAIYMVLLRKRGERL; from the coding sequence ATGTCGCCCACCTTGCTGATCGTCCTCGCCGTAGTGGTCCTCCCCCTACTGTGGTCGATCATGATCGCGTTCCAGCAACTACGGCTCCTCGAGATCGGAACGGCGAGCCCGTTCAGGTCCCTGACGCTCGCGAACTTCGAGCGTGTCTTCGCATCGGGTGAACTGTGGGTGAGTCTCGGCACAACGCTGGTCTACACGGCGGGTTCGGTTATCCTATCGATCACGCTCGGCCTGATCGCCGCGATGGCGGTCCGGAAGCCCTTCCGCGGACGGACCTTCGTCCGCGCCGCGTTCCTGCTGCCCTACGTCGCTCCGGTTGTCGCCGTCACCTTCGTATGGCGCACCATGCTCAGCCCCCAATTCGGGATCATCAACGAAGCCGGACAGTCGCTGTTCGGCTGGACGCAACCCATTCCGTTCCTCTCCGAAGCCCAACGAACACTCGAGGTCTTCGGCGCCGAGTTCCCGATCCCCACTGCGTTACTTACCGCGATCGCGTTCGAGGGGTGGCGCTACTTCCCCTTCGCCTTCCTGTTCCTCATGGCCCGCTTGGGCGCCTTGTCGGCCGAAACGGAGGAAGCGGCCCTCGTCGACGGTGCCAGCCCGCTCCAATCCTTCCGCTACATCGTTCTTCCACAACTGATGCCCGTCATCGCCCTGCTCGCCATCCTCCGCACCATTTGGACGTTCAACGAGTTCGATGACATCTTCCTGCTCACGGGCGGGGCAGCGGGAACCGGGGTTGCCAGCGTCCGCGTCTACGAATTCCTCACCGTTCAACGCAACGTAGGAGCTGCAGCAGCGCAGTCGCTTGTGCTGTCCCTCGTCCTGATCGTCATGCTCGCCATCTACATGGTCCTGCTACGCAAACGAGGAGAACGACTATGA
- the arr gene encoding NAD(+)--rifampin ADP-ribosyltransferase yields the protein MVRPLDEGPFFHGTVADLKVGDLLTTGHRSNYRPEIVMNHVYFTALADGAGLASEIAAELAEGRTATPRVYVVEPTGGFEDDPNVTDKKFPGNPTRSYRSSGSLRILGEITEWTRLTPEQLQTWRDRLSALLSNEKAEIIN from the coding sequence GTGGTCAGACCACTCGATGAGGGACCGTTTTTCCATGGCACGGTTGCTGATTTGAAGGTGGGTGACTTACTCACGACGGGGCACCGATCGAACTACCGCCCCGAGATCGTGATGAACCATGTCTACTTCACAGCTCTTGCCGATGGAGCCGGCCTTGCATCGGAAATCGCTGCGGAACTTGCGGAGGGGCGCACTGCAACTCCACGGGTGTACGTGGTTGAGCCCACCGGCGGGTTCGAGGACGACCCGAACGTGACCGACAAGAAGTTCCCTGGTAACCCCACCCGGTCGTACCGCAGCAGCGGCTCGCTGCGAATTCTCGGCGAGATCACTGAGTGGACCCGACTGACACCCGAGCAACTGCAGACGTGGCGGGATCGGCTGTCAGCGCTTCTCTCGAACGAGAAAGCCGAAATCATTAACTGA
- a CDS encoding acyl-CoA dehydrogenase family protein: MAFNAAGFLTLGARDFLSDPLHGQDDKVRHATQVLQDLTGKAEDTRGSIPRALALSIELGRETPLPGRGTTAVTWQLLATLAATDLTLARVVEPHLDALAILDQAGIGVQNGTWGVFAAEGPDVVLEASPLPDGTWTLTGTKPWCSLADHLDRAIVTAHVVGGGRQAFAVDLRASGVTAETPDAWVSRGLPLVTSCAVRFEAVRATPVGGVGWYLHRDGFGWGGIGVAACWFGGALGLARTLLAAAQIRTPDQVALMHLGRVDSALYETRTLLTDAAAAIDAGLAAGQEGALLAARIRATAFRCAEVVLEATAHGLGPAPLAFDEQHAARVADLYLYLRQHHAERDDAALGRQVLELSQREGTAW, translated from the coding sequence ATGGCTTTCAATGCCGCCGGTTTTCTGACCCTGGGCGCCCGCGATTTTCTCAGTGATCCCTTGCATGGGCAGGACGATAAAGTCCGACATGCCACTCAAGTACTGCAAGACCTCACCGGGAAAGCGGAGGATACGCGGGGCTCCATCCCGCGAGCGCTGGCGTTATCGATAGAACTTGGTCGCGAAACCCCACTACCCGGTCGCGGCACCACGGCTGTCACCTGGCAGCTTCTCGCCACGCTCGCGGCCACCGACCTCACGCTGGCACGCGTTGTGGAACCTCATCTCGACGCCCTCGCCATTCTGGATCAGGCCGGGATCGGAGTTCAGAACGGCACCTGGGGCGTTTTCGCGGCGGAAGGGCCGGATGTAGTTCTTGAGGCATCTCCTTTGCCGGATGGCACCTGGACCCTTACTGGCACGAAACCGTGGTGTTCACTCGCGGACCACCTCGACCGGGCGATCGTCACTGCACACGTGGTTGGCGGCGGACGGCAAGCCTTCGCAGTCGACCTCCGCGCCTCGGGTGTTACAGCGGAGACGCCTGACGCCTGGGTGAGCCGCGGCCTCCCCTTGGTGACGAGCTGCGCAGTGCGCTTCGAGGCGGTACGTGCCACACCCGTCGGTGGTGTCGGCTGGTATCTCCATCGGGACGGTTTCGGATGGGGTGGCATCGGTGTCGCCGCTTGCTGGTTCGGAGGCGCACTCGGGCTCGCGCGGACGCTGCTCGCCGCCGCGCAGATCCGCACCCCGGACCAGGTTGCCCTTATGCATCTCGGACGGGTGGATTCCGCCCTGTATGAAACTCGCACCCTTCTGACGGATGCGGCTGCGGCAATCGATGCCGGGCTGGCAGCTGGACAGGAAGGCGCCCTCCTTGCGGCCCGTATCCGCGCGACGGCCTTCCGGTGTGCGGAAGTGGTCCTCGAGGCGACGGCTCACGGCCTCGGCCCCGCTCCACTGGCTTTCGACGAGCAGCACGCGGCACGCGTCGCGGACCTGTATCTGTACCTGCGCCAGCACCACGCCGAACGCGATGACGCCGCCCTCGGTCGCCAGGTCCTCGAACTCTCCCAACGGGAAGGAACAGCGTGGTGA